Genomic window (Vigna unguiculata cultivar IT97K-499-35 chromosome 10, ASM411807v1, whole genome shotgun sequence):
ttgttttgagatgtgaagatACGTCAAAGATTGATGTCATTCCAGTGTAGTTATCCTCTCTGGTAACCTCGTAGGTATTcctctttaatgaaatatgtcTTCCCATGTCCAaaatgatggtggtggtggtggtggttgtttgTATTTTGTAAGCATATACGCGTTGTTGGTAAGTGTGATGATTCTGCCATTGGTATGGTGATTTCTTTTTCCTCCACACTCAACTCCTAGTTTGTTGTATAGCTAATGGAAATTCTTATTCGTCTATTTTTCTGAAggattttatactttttaatggACGTGGTTTCATATAGTGAGAAGTTTTGTGTATTCAGAAATACTCTGTTGTTTGAAACTGTCAAGGGAATCTATCATACACGATTTGTGAATTATCTGATGCTGAACTGCggataaaatattgaatatagCCAATAGCCAAAACGGCTTTATTTGCTTGAATCATATGATTTATCCTCCTGCTGCAAATTTTGAGTATTGGTGAAATTTATCAAGGAGTAACATATTATatcacatttttctttcattctccTCCATCCGAAGGTGAATACTGAAAGTTAAAACTTGAGAATTATATAGACCTGAGTTATGTCTTTCGCACAGTAACACGGAATTGATAATTTTCATTACATATTTGATCTGTCATACGTTTTAACGGATCAGGGAAGGCGATAAtaggtaatattattttatttaatcatgaAAATGCTTTTTATAAAGCATGTGTTgctatatataaaatgaaagaaTTCAACATCATAAAAACCTAGTTAGAAATTGAGTAAATTCAAAGTCAGAAATAATACAAATACGTAAGTGAAATGAACAGTGATTAAATTACTAACGATTCTTAATAGCTATTAGGAATAAATAAGGTGAGTGAAACGTGTAGTGAAGAGAAGGGTGagtaagaaagaaaagaagcaACGTGTTGAGTGGTGGTAGTTTGTGGTGTGACACATACACAACAGTAACCGAGTGACATACGTGTACATAAGCTACCACAgagtgaaggagaagaagacTAAGAATGAATTTTGCCGCCATGGATAAGGAGCACACGTCGGTGAGAGTGTTACTGTTGGTGTTGTTGCTTATGGTGTGGTTCTGTGTCTGCAGTGGTAATGCAGATGATGAAGAGCAGAAGAGAAAACCATCCTTCTGGGAGTGGCAGAAACTAAGAATTGCTTATTCTGCCTATTCAGGACTTTTTTTTCCTAATGGTTGGTACAATACGCTTAAACAGCTTCTCAATCACGCATATCTCCGTTTGTTTCCTCCAAATATAGAGTAAGAGTGCACTCAGATGATTCTTTCTTCATTAATTTGTGTGGCCATGAATCGATTATTAATGGTGTGATGTTTGAAACAGTTTTAGAAGAGAAGACAAAGGAGCAGCTGAAGTCAATGTCAAGAACTCCTTCTCTCAATCTGATGCTGATACCAAAATACACAAAGAACTTTGATTtcgtttatttttttctgttgcTGTTGTTAtgtaacattataaatatttgtaacaACTCTTTCATAGTGTTATTTATGATACTGCTGTTTAAGTGAATATAGAATCAAAAGTGTGTCCCACGAGTTACCAGGAAACTACAAAATAAGGTGTGTGAGCTTCACACTTATAAAGTAATTAGCTAATTaattaacagaaaaaatatcataaatatgtAATGACTTTTtgtagttaaaaattaaatgggaGAAATAAAGacttaatactttaaaaatggaaaattaGAAGTAGATTTTATTGACGCAGAAAAAATAATGAACGGTGAGGATTTGAGCGGAGATGGGATTGGGCGGATAAGATGGATTGAGAGTGGAAAGTGGAGTCCGCATGAGAGTGTGGACTCGGAGTGATATATGGCAGGGTCGTCTCTGAGTCCGAACGAATGTGTGATCTGTGTGAGTctgcagagagagagagaagaagaagagtcaatcggagaagatgaagaagaagacgaTGGTGCAGTCGAAGTCCGGCAACGGCAACAGTGACACCGTGCATTCACCGATTGTCACTTATGCTTCCATGATTTCACTTCTCACGCTCTGTCCTCCATTTGTGATTCTACTGTGAGTTAAACCCTAATCGTTTTCCCTTCGccattgttgttattgttgttgatttcaATTCAGTATGATCAAATCTGATCTGAATGCATGCAGATGGTACACCATGACTGGTGCTGATGGATCTGTTACTGAGACGTGGAATTATTTGAAGCAGAATGGGGTACAGGGCTTCCTTCAAATATGGCCCAGACCAACTGCTACTGCTTGCAAAATCATTGTGGTCTATGCTGTGTTTGAAGCAGCGCTTCAGCTCCTTCTGCCCGCCAAAACCGTTTACGGCCCTATTTCTCCAACTGGACATCAACCTGTCTACAAGGTCAACACACCTCACACCTCTCTCCAAATCCATGCTTTCACTTGTCAAATCCTTACTTTACTTCACTTCACTGACCAGTCTCCCTTTTCCATTCTTCAGGCAAACGGCGTGGCGGCGTACTTAGTTACCTTGATTACTTA
Coding sequences:
- the LOC114167645 gene encoding uncharacterized protein LOC114167645, with product MNFAAMDKEHTSVRVLLLVLLLMVWFCVCSGNADDEEQKRKPSFWEWQKLRIAYSAYSGLFFPNGWYNTLKQLLNHAYLRLFPPNIDFRREDKGAAEVNVKNSFSQSDADTKIHKEL